The following coding sequences lie in one Mucilaginibacter sp. KACC 22773 genomic window:
- a CDS encoding fibronectin type III domain-containing protein encodes MKRFNLIIALLIAAMGLSAQQIQTGVVGGHLLPSDKQVTVMVNAPDAGSKSLNIFKKYKSYEVSKDQSGTGNFKKQATVTFPVSYSEFKKRAGSSLADEFKMQVKAKDDAEAWAILQSGDVQKIGYFFLSREFLESIGMMWTDTDVKGNSPVTVYRISAVDAGGKAEVIYTEVVSAVKRVPFPRFKLNRALVADSVVQLTWSIPVPALNPAVFASVYKKSSTSKRFTVVAERLIVYNRDDSLHVYFTEKVNPGELLTYYMQPYDMAGNRGAGSDPTSHLTKSFKSIAAISGFKVKDTTNALYLSWNALPRQAVYSGIQILKSRSAQKDFVVADTLSPNAVNYLDRKVLPNMVYYYQVRPLLVPYPGFKMLPTATANGSMQVKKERPSKPGGLTAKQDSTRFIVLSWDKNPELDLFAYYVLRGTSAKDMRVISPPIRDTVYRDSMKYLNGATQYIYAVQVMNLAQNMSDLSAPVGIRPLKAQYVASPAGVQSRWADRAVNLQWENTVAVYDNVIGYIVFRREKGEPLFKVISKVERLPFFRDTLVTPGKTYEYGISSVDAFANQSLLSPLTELMIPTDDFIAPPSDLYLTNKPEGVGLSWPGNDRGNHYVIYRRPASSKTFSKVAMVENASTYLDKTAVPGVLYEYKLTALLDQTESKAGQEKAVRRQK; translated from the coding sequence ATGAAAAGATTTAATTTAATAATAGCATTACTAATTGCGGCCATGGGCTTAAGTGCCCAGCAAATACAAACCGGGGTAGTGGGCGGCCACCTGCTACCATCAGATAAGCAAGTAACTGTAATGGTGAACGCGCCCGATGCTGGCTCCAAATCGCTTAATATTTTCAAAAAATATAAAAGCTATGAGGTCAGTAAAGATCAAAGCGGAACAGGGAACTTTAAAAAACAGGCTACGGTAACTTTTCCCGTTTCCTATTCCGAATTTAAAAAACGCGCGGGATCATCGTTGGCTGATGAGTTTAAGATGCAGGTAAAAGCGAAGGACGATGCCGAAGCCTGGGCTATCCTGCAAAGCGGTGATGTGCAAAAAATAGGCTATTTTTTTCTTTCCAGGGAGTTTTTGGAAAGCATTGGGATGATGTGGACAGATACCGACGTGAAGGGTAATTCGCCGGTTACGGTGTACCGGATTTCGGCTGTTGACGCCGGCGGGAAAGCAGAGGTGATTTATACCGAAGTTGTTTCGGCGGTAAAACGGGTGCCGTTCCCCAGGTTTAAATTGAACAGGGCTTTGGTTGCCGATAGCGTGGTTCAGCTTACATGGTCCATCCCCGTTCCGGCGTTAAACCCTGCCGTCTTTGCCTCGGTATATAAAAAATCGTCAACCTCAAAACGCTTCACCGTGGTTGCCGAACGTTTGATAGTTTATAACCGCGACGATAGTTTGCATGTTTATTTTACTGAAAAGGTAAACCCCGGCGAATTGCTTACCTATTATATGCAACCCTATGATATGGCCGGCAACAGGGGGGCGGGCTCTGATCCAACCAGTCATCTCACCAAATCATTTAAAAGTATTGCTGCTATTAGCGGTTTCAAGGTAAAAGATACCACCAACGCGCTTTATTTGAGTTGGAACGCGTTACCGAGGCAGGCTGTTTACTCTGGTATCCAGATTCTTAAATCCCGATCGGCTCAAAAGGATTTTGTGGTTGCAGATACGCTTTCACCTAACGCCGTTAACTACCTGGACCGGAAAGTGCTGCCCAACATGGTATATTATTACCAGGTACGGCCTTTACTGGTGCCGTATCCGGGTTTTAAGATGCTGCCTACCGCTACTGCAAATGGCTCGATGCAGGTAAAAAAGGAACGACCATCAAAACCGGGCGGACTGACCGCCAAGCAGGATAGCACCCGATTTATCGTGCTAAGCTGGGATAAAAACCCCGAACTCGATCTTTTTGCCTACTATGTACTTCGCGGCACCTCTGCAAAGGATATGCGGGTCATTTCGCCGCCTATCCGTGATACGGTTTATCGCGACTCGATGAAATATCTCAATGGTGCAACGCAGTATATATACGCTGTGCAAGTAATGAACCTGGCGCAAAATATGAGCGATCTATCCGCACCCGTAGGCATCCGTCCGCTTAAGGCCCAATATGTGGCATCGCCGGCCGGCGTACAAAGCCGCTGGGCCGATAGGGCTGTTAATCTTCAGTGGGAAAATACCGTCGCTGTTTATGATAACGTGATTGGATATATTGTTTTCAGGCGGGAGAAAGGAGAGCCTCTTTTTAAGGTGATATCAAAAGTAGAGCGCCTGCCATTCTTCAGGGATACGCTTGTTACACCGGGCAAAACTTACGAATATGGTATTAGCTCAGTTGATGCTTTTGCCAATCAAAGCCTCTTATCGCCGCTTACGGAATTGATGATACCGACCGATGATTTTATTGCCCCGCCATCAGATCTGTATCTGACCAATAAACCAGAAGGCGTAGGGCTCAGCTGGCCGGGGAACGACCGTGGTAACCATTATGTTATTTACCGCAGGCCGGCCTCATCCAAAACATTTAGCAAAGTAGCTATGGTTGAAAATGCCAGCACTTACCTTGATAAAACGGCAGTGCCCGGGGTATTATATGAGTACAAACTGACGGCCCTCCTGGATCAAACAGAAAGTAAAGCCGGGCAGGAAAAAGCGGTCAGGCGGCAAAAGTAA
- a CDS encoding SDR family NAD(P)-dependent oxidoreductase: protein MAKIFITGSADGLGQLAARELVKQGHEVVLHARNEKRGQEALENLPGAIDILIADLADMEAIKTLAENANALGTFDTVIHNAGVYQTSAQQLLHVNTLAPYILTALMHKPERLIYLSSGMHLSGHPEWTAKPSYADTKLHVLMLAKALARKWPGLKANAVDPGWVPTRMGGAGAPDDLEQGYQTQVWLAASNEPGALVSGQYFHHQKQAPYNRSADDAGRQDELLVNCARLTGISL, encoded by the coding sequence ATGGCAAAGATATTTATCACAGGTTCCGCGGATGGTTTGGGCCAGCTGGCGGCCAGGGAATTAGTAAAACAGGGACATGAGGTGGTGCTGCATGCCCGTAATGAAAAAAGAGGGCAAGAGGCGCTGGAAAACTTGCCCGGCGCTATTGATATACTTATAGCAGACTTAGCAGATATGGAGGCCATCAAGACATTGGCCGAAAACGCTAATGCATTGGGAACTTTTGATACAGTCATTCATAACGCAGGCGTTTACCAAACCAGTGCACAACAATTGTTACATGTAAATACGCTGGCACCGTATATATTAACTGCTTTGATGCACAAGCCTGAACGGCTGATTTATTTAAGTTCAGGAATGCATTTATCAGGTCACCCGGAATGGACAGCTAAGCCTTCCTATGCCGATACCAAACTGCATGTGCTCATGTTAGCCAAAGCGTTGGCCAGAAAGTGGCCGGGGTTGAAGGCCAATGCCGTCGATCCGGGCTGGGTACCCACCAGGATGGGCGGTGCAGGTGCACCTGATGACCTGGAACAAGGCTATCAAACGCAGGTTTGGCTGGCTGCAAGCAATGAACCAGGCGCACTGGTCAGCGGGCAATACTTTCACCACCAAAAACAGGCACCTTATAACCGTTCGGCGGATGATGCCGGCAGGCAGGATGAACTGCTGGTCAATTGTGCCCGGTTGACAGGTATTTCCCTTTAA
- a CDS encoding carboxypeptidase-like regulatory domain-containing protein, with protein MKKLLLFLLICVAWQPLKAQVSVSIQILPPYPRKITDYSSQPQLMVIAVTNVSSKRQRIQLRGTVTGDNGVILAVKPNYKSPAAIELDPGQTRSFNGNDISKFFDYTQVKYSGITRSDFINKNGLPEGSYRFCVQAFDYDTNAPISPDEPVGCSNTFIISSLEPPTIITPMEDAQLSAAAGQIVLMQWSTPPGTSPQIMSSVRYKLRMVEVIGDRNPSNALMSATQPYFFEKEVTGNSYIYNAADPQLTPGRRYAMLVEAFDPFNNTPFRNKGRSEVRSFIYGGPPIVKIDTLKAKEEAKQKAQSVQYATNTIKGKLLWAFKKTEPQYFGSAPVSGVSAAIPVPSNTNGKATAQPIVLTGAPIPGLASRPISGLRIPVFNAPNVLNDSRIAAAAQVDPTLIPYVPVQTTAGLGAGAVMTTTGGTNLSYNEDAIVVDSATERYALPNTDIVIKGLVDPNWKTTNGFSTTTAVTQSTNYTSDFSYLGMYSFPASSFVNSMFDFSFGFHYNLDPPPVEELIATSKTDGGGNFAIDFTHPSYMGLAKYTKLIISITSENFEQKTVEIPISKLDSTGMRDIGQVLLLARTLRYTPKLTLDDVADASQEDKIAVVHIYRNKIDFENEPYLYQEGNIPFESKHAVTINGRSVVEVSVDSVKMGTGGGTLKYGKLFYGGRFLVVIESHNQRFDGKTTDLEAHNLYLASNQVLNVKADYRLTATPAYVFGEVRMSLPTGFVPVTGAIVKVEYNTDDLLNPGPPPLAGSVVDYLKREGSKIALVTGGNNNQVPIASGLIARPLILNSLSISGGRLNGPATIRPVPAVVTAPLAPTPISNTVASDVNKLNLVAQSVLSQVDELNLVKVLSADYGPYSAKTDSLGRFTISNLPQLKDGRNFKVKLIKVSSEFQDLEVTPDTVQTFQALAKGSNREVIFSIKPDIVSVVGRAVSSTKQAIPNARLHFVNSTVYFNSGEDGLFQTSYYQGNHKLMIEKEGYISQTIDVVIPAPPKANTNPAPGNSTGIVLQNPGVVFNPGRIINPIFNPGDNIAKLNQLNANIFTTRSIQASINRGFVYKTSMFGFAGPTIASTASPAISDVKQVTNALVLNNTPGAAGSIFANNPIINSPVTDRNIINNVQMRASAIQFADLYSKNLHNNPLVQSAVRTIDMGDCGNLVRRTGRVRFKISDPNGVPVNNATIALFDTSHVAQNGEWFYEGFGGHAKVSVMPPSGSDLVAVEQTVNVIEDGTEVTQVIKLVKGTMVSGVVAAAGHNISGAVIEVEGQPYLNTLTGADGRYQISLPPTDTNLLPGSISLKASKSGFISLAKNVIVGVSPLTVDFTLGDGGGKNISSLLGFPVALDQMIPDGANAYRVSGAFNDLTPLFPALSSHDKIALKFTNVRVTFDASNNPIPEGNKVQTDETQLSLKVFNFLPLILKPDGETLVVTGTTGGKGEIKGKLQLDMTDVTNSRGYLLAKSYIPQLIPDNTSSPEVPVFSSGGVPSALTKLKFTGPDADMTDWEAEVYGFKAKIAFADSYVDQQGIHLQGSVSTPDLGVIKTINLKIEDFVLNPQLQISKLKIVATDLPKLSIGSWEASLASLVFTEDGFNFGGSITVQIPKSVPSTVSFSDLRVGKDIFYGGSFKIPDEGLNLLNVVKLMPGSTPLSFGKAPGSSAYKLAGSGKIKFDTFITKEINLPVFEIQTDGRFMIDAPTDFSADFAFAQFKVQSIQFNTTDQIPFIGVQGEFTVDVPMVKFTAGDIRFKAKAGGGVEASVSKLGATIDIPVMKSEIQVGIKDNGFDGAGSLSIPGTPINASIDFHYYKVTGGIDVGAAFSMGTVIPVGVITIERVGGGFNYNSAEKKFKIDINGDVSFSGTGTLVKLAPIGVSVESGPVIKGYATLQVADYLNLAHADLVLDIPNQYFTVAVTSDIEPIKGLLKAHIQGDLVLSGKSTDKYVFLGCGMDLSLLGLINARADYAMAIGLKNPRTRTDRLSYYFANAAPEYINTEFSGIYLNSTASLGIPENKAIGFDVYVASASVWFYTESKSTLLLNFAENSYLLGLSGKYGGGAKACAIGLCVSAGFQACYDIRGGRNDTDGWFISGSAGGRADFSIGNCSPSCNSIDTCWDLPPAGAKVCATANVDLGYSQRKGLNFGIHVGGDRSVCP; from the coding sequence ATGAAAAAACTACTCTTATTTTTACTTATTTGTGTTGCCTGGCAACCTTTAAAAGCACAGGTCAGCGTATCGATACAGATTTTGCCGCCATATCCGCGTAAGATCACCGATTATTCGTCGCAGCCGCAGTTAATGGTAATTGCAGTTACAAACGTATCATCTAAAAGGCAGCGCATCCAGCTCAGGGGCACCGTTACAGGGGATAATGGCGTGATACTTGCCGTAAAGCCCAACTATAAAAGCCCCGCCGCCATTGAGCTTGATCCGGGACAAACCCGCAGCTTTAACGGAAACGATATCAGCAAGTTTTTTGATTACACCCAGGTTAAATACTCCGGCATTACCAGAAGCGATTTCATCAACAAAAATGGACTACCCGAGGGGAGTTACCGTTTTTGCGTACAGGCTTTTGACTACGATACCAATGCCCCGATAAGTCCCGATGAGCCGGTAGGCTGCAGCAATACATTTATCATAAGCAGCCTGGAGCCGCCAACCATCATCACACCGATGGAAGATGCGCAGCTATCTGCTGCCGCAGGGCAAATCGTATTAATGCAATGGAGCACGCCGCCGGGTACATCCCCCCAAATCATGTCGTCGGTGCGGTATAAACTCAGGATGGTGGAAGTGATAGGTGATAGGAATCCGAGCAATGCGCTGATGTCGGCCACGCAGCCCTACTTTTTTGAAAAGGAAGTTACAGGCAATTCTTACATTTATAATGCTGCCGATCCGCAGCTTACGCCCGGCCGCCGTTACGCAATGCTGGTAGAAGCGTTTGACCCCTTCAATAATACCCCCTTTCGTAATAAAGGCCGCAGCGAGGTCAGGTCGTTCATTTACGGCGGGCCACCGATAGTAAAGATAGATACCTTAAAAGCAAAAGAGGAAGCCAAACAGAAAGCTCAATCGGTACAATACGCTACCAACACCATCAAAGGCAAGCTGTTATGGGCGTTTAAAAAAACAGAGCCTCAATATTTCGGGTCGGCACCCGTCAGTGGTGTGTCGGCTGCTATTCCGGTTCCAAGCAATACTAATGGAAAGGCCACGGCGCAGCCAATAGTATTAACCGGTGCACCTATACCAGGCCTCGCCTCTAGGCCAATATCGGGTTTGAGAATCCCTGTATTTAATGCGCCTAATGTTTTAAATGATTCCAGGATAGCCGCGGCCGCGCAGGTAGATCCGACCCTGATACCTTATGTGCCGGTACAAACCACAGCCGGATTGGGCGCGGGCGCTGTTATGACTACAACGGGAGGTACCAACCTTTCTTACAACGAAGACGCGATAGTTGTTGACAGCGCCACAGAACGTTACGCGCTGCCTAATACGGATATCGTCATTAAAGGCCTTGTTGATCCAAACTGGAAGACAACAAACGGTTTTTCGACCACGACAGCGGTCACACAATCCACTAATTACACAAGCGATTTTTCGTACCTGGGCATGTATTCGTTCCCGGCAAGTAGTTTTGTAAACTCCATGTTCGATTTTAGTTTCGGTTTTCACTACAACTTAGATCCGCCACCGGTAGAGGAGTTGATAGCCACCAGTAAAACTGATGGCGGGGGTAATTTCGCTATCGATTTTACCCATCCTTCCTACATGGGTTTAGCTAAATACACAAAACTGATCATTAGTATAACGTCTGAAAATTTTGAGCAGAAAACTGTCGAAATTCCCATAAGTAAGCTCGATTCTACGGGGATGCGTGATATAGGACAGGTCCTTTTACTGGCCCGCACGTTGCGCTACACGCCCAAACTCACTTTAGACGATGTTGCCGATGCCAGCCAGGAAGATAAGATAGCGGTTGTACATATTTACCGTAATAAGATTGATTTTGAAAATGAGCCTTACCTATACCAGGAAGGGAATATTCCTTTTGAATCTAAACATGCCGTAACTATAAACGGCCGTAGTGTGGTTGAGGTTTCGGTTGATAGTGTAAAAATGGGCACCGGTGGCGGAACACTAAAGTATGGCAAGCTATTTTATGGCGGGCGTTTTTTAGTGGTTATTGAAAGTCATAACCAGCGTTTTGACGGTAAAACCACCGATCTGGAAGCGCATAACCTTTACCTCGCATCTAACCAGGTACTTAATGTTAAAGCTGATTACCGGTTAACAGCTACGCCGGCTTATGTATTTGGCGAAGTAAGGATGTCGCTCCCCACAGGTTTTGTGCCTGTTACGGGTGCCATAGTTAAGGTTGAATATAATACGGACGATTTATTGAACCCTGGCCCACCACCACTTGCGGGTTCTGTAGTTGACTATTTAAAACGAGAAGGCTCTAAAATAGCACTCGTTACAGGTGGCAATAATAACCAGGTGCCTATTGCAAGCGGGCTTATTGCGCGGCCATTAATACTAAACTCGCTGTCAATTAGCGGCGGACGGCTTAACGGCCCTGCAACCATCCGTCCGGTGCCTGCTGTTGTAACAGCTCCGCTAGCACCTACACCCATTTCAAATACCGTTGCAAGCGATGTAAATAAGTTAAATTTGGTAGCGCAGAGCGTTTTAAGCCAGGTAGATGAACTAAACCTTGTGAAGGTTTTATCGGCTGATTATGGCCCATACAGCGCAAAAACCGATTCACTTGGCCGGTTTACCATTTCAAATTTACCCCAGCTAAAAGATGGCAGGAACTTTAAGGTAAAACTCATTAAAGTAAGCAGCGAATTTCAGGACCTGGAAGTTACGCCCGATACAGTGCAAACTTTCCAGGCGTTGGCCAAAGGGTCAAACAGGGAAGTAATATTCAGCATCAAACCAGATATTGTGAGTGTAGTGGGCAGGGCTGTTTCATCTACCAAACAAGCCATTCCAAATGCCCGCCTGCATTTTGTTAACTCAACGGTTTATTTCAATTCGGGCGAGGACGGCCTTTTCCAGACAAGCTATTACCAGGGTAACCATAAGTTGATGATAGAGAAGGAGGGATACATTTCACAAACCATAGATGTCGTGATTCCAGCACCTCCAAAAGCAAATACTAACCCCGCGCCGGGCAATAGCACTGGAATTGTTTTACAGAATCCCGGAGTTGTTTTTAATCCCGGACGAATTATCAACCCGATATTTAATCCCGGCGATAACATAGCAAAGCTTAACCAGCTTAATGCCAATATTTTTACCACCCGTAGTATCCAGGCGTCAATTAACCGGGGATTTGTTTATAAAACAAGCATGTTTGGTTTTGCAGGGCCAACAATAGCAAGCACCGCATCACCGGCAATAAGCGATGTAAAACAGGTAACAAATGCGCTGGTACTTAATAATACACCCGGTGCTGCCGGAAGTATATTCGCCAATAACCCGATAATTAACAGCCCTGTTACCGATAGGAACATTATCAACAATGTTCAAATGAGGGCCTCGGCTATCCAATTTGCCGACCTTTATTCAAAAAATCTTCACAATAACCCGCTGGTTCAATCGGCCGTGCGCACTATTGATATGGGTGATTGCGGTAACCTGGTACGTCGTACGGGCCGGGTGAGGTTTAAAATTTCAGACCCGAATGGCGTGCCGGTAAACAATGCTACCATTGCCCTGTTTGATACATCGCACGTAGCACAAAATGGCGAATGGTTTTACGAGGGTTTTGGTGGCCACGCCAAAGTAAGCGTAATGCCGCCAAGTGGATCGGACCTTGTGGCTGTTGAGCAGACGGTAAACGTGATTGAGGATGGTACCGAAGTTACCCAGGTTATTAAGCTTGTAAAAGGTACAATGGTTAGCGGGGTTGTTGCCGCGGCTGGGCACAACATAAGCGGTGCTGTTATTGAAGTTGAAGGCCAGCCATACCTTAACACCCTTACCGGGGCCGACGGCCGTTACCAGATCAGCCTGCCTCCCACAGATACCAATCTTCTCCCCGGAAGTATTAGTCTTAAAGCATCAAAATCTGGTTTTATATCATTAGCCAAAAATGTGATAGTTGGCGTTTCGCCATTGACCGTTGATTTTACGCTTGGCGACGGCGGCGGTAAAAACATCAGCAGTTTATTGGGTTTCCCGGTGGCACTTGATCAAATGATACCCGATGGAGCCAATGCCTACCGGGTGAGTGGTGCCTTCAATGATCTTACTCCGCTTTTTCCGGCATTGAGCAGCCATGATAAAATAGCGCTGAAGTTTACCAATGTACGGGTTACGTTTGATGCATCAAACAACCCGATACCAGAGGGAAATAAGGTACAAACCGATGAGACGCAACTCTCGCTCAAGGTATTTAACTTTTTACCGCTAATACTTAAGCCTGATGGAGAAACCCTGGTTGTTACCGGTACAACAGGTGGTAAAGGAGAGATAAAGGGCAAGCTGCAGTTAGATATGACCGATGTAACAAACAGCCGGGGTTACCTGCTGGCCAAAAGTTACATACCGCAGTTAATACCAGATAACACCTCATCGCCCGAGGTACCTGTTTTTAGCTCGGGCGGGGTGCCATCTGCATTAACCAAACTGAAGTTTACGGGACCAGATGCCGACATGACGGATTGGGAAGCCGAGGTATACGGCTTTAAAGCGAAAATAGCTTTTGCCGACAGTTATGTTGATCAGCAAGGCATTCACCTGCAAGGATCGGTAAGTACACCCGACCTGGGCGTTATAAAAACCATCAACTTAAAAATTGAAGATTTTGTGCTGAACCCGCAGTTACAGATCAGCAAATTAAAAATAGTAGCTACCGATCTGCCCAAACTATCTATCGGTAGCTGGGAAGCTTCGTTGGCCTCGCTGGTGTTTACTGAAGACGGCTTTAATTTTGGCGGCAGCATTACCGTGCAAATTCCAAAGTCCGTACCATCTACAGTGAGCTTTTCAGACCTGCGGGTTGGTAAGGATATTTTTTACGGCGGCAGCTTCAAAATCCCCGATGAGGGTTTAAACCTGCTGAATGTGGTAAAACTGATGCCGGGTAGTACGCCACTTAGCTTTGGTAAGGCTCCGGGCTCATCAGCCTATAAACTGGCCGGATCGGGCAAGATTAAGTTTGATACGTTTATCACTAAAGAGATCAACCTTCCGGTTTTTGAAATACAAACCGACGGACGGTTTATGATAGATGCGCCGACAGATTTCTCGGCCGATTTCGCCTTTGCCCAATTTAAAGTGCAAAGCATCCAGTTCAACACTACCGACCAAATTCCTTTTATCGGCGTGCAGGGTGAATTTACAGTAGATGTGCCAATGGTTAAATTCACGGCAGGTGATATCCGCTTTAAAGCTAAAGCAGGCGGTGGGGTAGAGGCTTCGGTAAGTAAGCTTGGTGCCACAATCGATATCCCGGTAATGAAATCAGAGATCCAGGTGGGTATCAAGGATAATGGTTTTGACGGCGCGGGATCATTATCAATACCGGGCACTCCTATAAATGCCTCGATTGATTTTCATTACTATAAAGTAACCGGGGGTATTGATGTAGGGGCAGCCTTTAGTATGGGCACCGTAATACCTGTTGGGGTTATTACTATTGAGCGTGTAGGCGGCGGTTTCAATTACAATAGCGCGGAGAAGAAATTTAAGATAGATATAAACGGAGATGTATCGTTTTCAGGAACCGGCACGCTGGTTAAACTCGCCCCTATCGGCGTATCTGTTGAGAGCGGGCCGGTTATTAAAGGGTACGCTACCCTGCAGGTTGCAGATTACCTGAACTTGGCCCATGCCGATCTGGTGCTGGATATACCTAACCAATATTTTACGGTAGCCGTCACCTCAGATATTGAGCCGATAAAAGGATTGCTGAAAGCTCATATCCAGGGCGATTTGGTGTTAAGCGGTAAAAGTACCGACAAGTATGTGTTCCTTGGATGCGGCATGGATCTTTCGCTGTTAGGCCTCATCAATGCCCGGGCAGATTATGCCATGGCGATAGGCCTCAAAAACCCGCGTACCCGTACCGACAGGCTCTCGTATTATTTTGCCAATGCAGCGCCGGAGTATATCAATACCGAGTTTTCGGGCATCTACCTCAACAGTACAGCTTCGCTCGGGATTCCCGAAAATAAGGCTATTGGTTTTGATGTTTATGTAGCCAGCGCCAGCGTTTGGTTTTATACAGAATCGAAATCAACCCTGTTGCTCAATTTTGCCGAAAATAGCTACCTGCTTGGCTTATCAGGCAAATATGGGGGCGGTGCCAAAGCATGTGCCATTGGTTTATGCGTAAGCGCCGGTTTCCAGGCTTGTTATGATATCCGCGGTGGCCGTAATGATACGGATGGCTGGTTTATTTCAGGATCTGCAGGTGGCAGGGCCGACTTTAGTATAGGTAATTGCAGCCCCAGCTGTAATTCGATAGATACCTGCTGGGACCTGCCACCCGCCGGTGCCAAAGTTTGCGCTACCGCTAATGTCGACCTCGGTTATTCGCAACGCAAAGGACTCAATTTTGGTATTCACGTAGGTGGCGACCGTTCGGTATGCCCTTAA
- a CDS encoding helix-turn-helix domain-containing protein has protein sequence MTFETKYITADIKLSEFKGKLFKTEVMFEHHILVWFLSGETKIIQADATQVFNAGDIFLIPRNQLATVINYPKDGRSHAAVAMHLTQERLKDFYARHQAVGRAEPFKKIYSFSKHPLLESCLASLIPYFDLGENLPPDIAELKIEEAIRILRSVDKNVDGLLADFEPPGKINLTDFMERHYMFNMTLDRFAYLTGRSLATFRRDFKKSFNATPQNWLTKKRLELAHYQLSEKQRKASDVYMEAGFENLSHFSYAFKNQFGYSPNALLIKSVPRVYR, from the coding sequence ATGACATTTGAAACCAAATATATTACGGCTGACATTAAGCTTTCGGAATTTAAAGGTAAACTCTTTAAAACCGAAGTGATGTTTGAGCACCATATCCTGGTTTGGTTCTTATCCGGCGAAACAAAGATCATACAAGCTGACGCAACGCAGGTGTTTAATGCCGGTGATATTTTTTTAATACCCCGTAACCAGTTGGCTACTGTTATTAATTATCCAAAGGATGGGCGATCACACGCGGCGGTAGCGATGCACCTGACCCAGGAACGTTTAAAGGATTTTTACGCCAGGCATCAGGCGGTCGGCAGAGCGGAGCCTTTTAAAAAAATCTATAGTTTTTCAAAACATCCCTTGTTGGAAAGCTGCCTGGCATCCCTGATCCCTTATTTTGACTTGGGTGAAAATCTGCCGCCGGATATAGCTGAGCTGAAAATTGAAGAAGCCATTCGAATATTAAGATCGGTGGATAAAAATGTCGACGGTTTACTGGCTGACTTCGAACCGCCTGGTAAAATAAACCTGACGGATTTTATGGAGCGGCATTATATGTTCAATATGACATTGGATAGATTTGCCTACCTGACCGGACGTAGCCTGGCCACTTTCCGTCGGGATTTTAAGAAGTCATTCAATGCCACACCGCAAAACTGGCTCACCAAAAAAAGGCTGGAGCTGGCGCATTACCAGTTATCGGAAAAGCAGCGCAAAGCCAGCGATGTATATATGGAAGCAGGCTTTGAAAACCTGTCGCATTTCTCTTATGCTTTTAAAAATCAGTTTGGTTACTCGCCTAACGCCCTATTGATAAAAAGCGTTCCGCGCGTATACAGGTAA
- a CDS encoding zinc ribbon domain-containing protein YjdM, translating into MTELAPCPICQSPYTYEQESLLVCPECGHEWSSSGEPAVEESFVVRDSNGNTLQDGDTVVTIKNLPVKGTSQTIKAGTKVKNIRLVDSDHNIDCKIEGFGAMALKSEFVKKA; encoded by the coding sequence ATGACTGAACTTGCACCTTGTCCGATCTGCCAATCCCCTTATACTTATGAACAAGAGAGCTTACTCGTTTGTCCGGAATGCGGGCATGAGTGGAGTTCTTCGGGAGAGCCCGCGGTTGAGGAATCCTTTGTAGTAAGAGACAGTAACGGTAATACGCTGCAGGATGGCGATACGGTGGTGACAATTAAAAACCTCCCTGTAAAAGGTACCTCCCAAACTATCAAAGCCGGCACGAAGGTCAAAAACATTCGTTTGGTAGACAGCGATCACAATATCGACTGTAAGATCGAGGGTTTCGGCGCGATGGCGCTAAAATCAGAATTCGTTAAAAAGGCCTGA